In Salmo salar chromosome ssa24, Ssal_v3.1, whole genome shotgun sequence, the following proteins share a genomic window:
- the LOC123730413 gene encoding uncharacterized protein, translating into MFSKNRFNGQHGTAGAPKGDTKERVRKKRAPNPRVALVIREKIHRLLQGSGQEVPAPDLYYAGIEEEGGGEGQEKRKEATNIFARYGPREEVCSSRIPNCKAHGGVSGASCVGEVELNREGCVRIPCTLQHNSSSQSPGKQKLSIPDGIRTVPEKRRTPKHQKWIIPAGIRTIPEQRREARHQNRINPDRKHSRFSAEAGAAGGKADFGQTRADQKRPVSMGDYVDYNFNRTRHDTLLEEDEEEEDEEEEEEEEESSAIIEHILKELRGINKIQEEISDLRDYLSSVRGSVEEVSSCVDAVLLEIEGIRSGNKASGSPGDGAWSGAAGGSDGSSFTSHQRPVSAYGCLGRQMVPSDSNVCRPSVFSQRHSIHGTPVVFHLPTLEEKSTTVLPGTELVEPDGQQQEDDELSEHSIPEPTMVRKLICYLERQDDQDFPSTSSLSSGHSINSESDLERPSSSHSAGRGVARGGSRGGGVESWGGGGQQHGGTGKTIWCEEQCYSRQRSLEEQEGEDPGCLEGTGSWDQYRGSEGYSTGTLGQSSTGSSDLHSLHSSGLHYNSPASTSSREEWRCHRRRLQQQHGTKVPTDTHSEYPSLGYEGAADCSFPQSSGYHSVEGHTEEVESYGYTAPPTDLSYTTDCQVDSYLENYSGHEHDITEEFTEVTCTWAVNSLLRQPTVAETDIPLVSTDEGVMPGHLPRPNSAEIQNVGFNVKRIGRVVLDFSSALREALRKLEGPGTDKSPGDETEPTSFLVESQTNLPHSDMSQTSQEDGLDPGALDDTERLTQTCVLSSAPSDPCPGETLPEEVIDGLQQAQDDHYRPSLLPYSGQDVSQTGLDLASLGPEPMVSPPNAEAEEKGASPLPQGPTHTPTRNISLSQCTTVESLSLSFSAEEPAPQEEQGDEPPPLSLPQPDTEDPEVPDTPAAPEGEAARDAAGKAEKAEEHPLEISQREVRRLKCLRTFQQILREKRETRRQLTSMTMSTFKEDNLIPGRYHLPSVVLLLVKHCLDQEHMFIIWLFIY; encoded by the coding sequence ATGTTCTCCAAGAACCGCTTCAATGGACAACACGGAACAGCCGGTGCACCCAAAGGGGACACCAAGGAACGGGTTCGCAAAAAGAGGGCCCCCAACCCAAGGGTGGCGCTTGTCATTCGGGAGAAGATCCACCGCCTGCTCCAAGGATCCGGACAGGAAGTACCCGCCCCAGACCTTTACTATGCTGGGAtcgaggaggaagggggaggagagggacaggagaagagAAAGGAGGCCACAAATATTTTTGCGAGGTATGGGCCCAGAGAGGAAGTTTGCTCCTCGAGGATCCCCAACTGTAAGGCACATGGAGGGGTGTCTGGGGCTTCCTGCGTTGGGGAGGTGGAGCTGAACAGAGAGGGCTGTGTCAGGATCCCTTGCACTCTGCAGCACAACAGCAGCAGCCAATCTCCAGGGAAGCAGAAATTAAGTATCCCAGATGGGATTAGGACTGTCCCGGAAAAGAGACGAACACCCAAACACCAGAAATGGATAATCCCGGCAGGTATCCGGACCATtccagaacagagaagagaagccCGACACCAGAACCGGATTAACCCAGACAGGAAACACTCAAGGTTTTCCGCAGAGGCAGGGGCAGCAGGAGGGAAGGCAGACTTCGGTCAGACCCGTGCGGATCAAAAGAGACCTGTTTCTATGGGTGACTATGTGGATTACAACTTCAACAGAACACGGCACGATACTCTGCTGGAGGAGGACGAGGAAGaagaagacgaggaggaggaggaggaggaagaggagtctaGTGCCATCATCGAGCACATTCTGAAAGAGCTGAGAGGGATCAACAAAATCCAGGAGGAGATCTCAGACCTGCGAGATTACCTTTCATCCGTGCGTGGCTCTGTAGAGGAGGTGTCTTCCTGTGTGGATGCTGTACTCCTGGAGATAGAGGGCATTCGCTCAGGAAACAAGGCTAGTGGCAGTCCAGGAGATGGGGCTTGGTCTGGGGCAGCAGGAGGGAGTGACGGATCCTCCTTCACCTCCCACCAGAGGCCTGTCAGCGCTTACGGCTGTTTAGGCAGGCAGATGGTGCCTTCAGATTCCAATGTCTGCCGACCGTCCGTCTTCAGCCAACGCCACAGCATCCACGGGACTCCAGTGGTGTTCCACTTGCCAACGTTAGAAGAGAAGTCTACCACAGTCTTGCCAGGTACCGAATTAGTGGAGCCTGACGGCCAGCAGCAGGAGGATGATGAGCTGTCGGAACACAGCATCCCAGAGCCCACCATGGTCAGGAAACTGATCTGTTACCTGGAACGGCAGGACGACCAGGACTTCCCCAGCACCAGCTCCCTGTCCTCAGGACACAGCATCAATTCAGAGTCCGACCTTGAGAGACCCTCATCCAGCCACAGTGCAGGGCGTGGTGTTGCTAGAGGTGGTAGTCGGGGTGGTGGGGTGGAGAGCTGGGGTGGTGGTGGCCAACAACATGGTGGGACTGGGAAGACTATATGGTGTGAAGAACAATGTTATTCCAGACAGAGGAGTCTGGAAGAGCAGGAAGGAGAGGACCCTGGCTGTTTGGAGGGGACAGGGAGCTGGGATCAGTATAGGGGCTCAGAAGGGTATAGTACTGGTACCCTGGGCCAGTCCTCCACAGGAAGCTCtgacctccactctctccactcctctggaCTACACTACAACTCCCCCGCCAGCACTTCCAGTCGCGAGGAGTGGCGCTGCCATAGACGGAGGCTGCAACAACAGCATGGGACTAAAGTTCCTACGGACACCCACTCAGAGTACCCTAGCCTGGGATACGAGGGTGCTGCTGATTGCTCATTTCCCCAGAGCTCTGGTTACCACTCAGTGGAAGGACATACTGAAGAAGTGGAGAGCTATGGCTACACAGCTCCCCCCACAGATCTCAGCTACACAACTGACTGCCAAGTCGACAGTTACCTGGAGAACTATTCTGGCCATGAGCACGACATAACTGAAGAGTTTACAGAGGTGACCTGTACCTGGGCTGTGAACTCCTTACTGAGACAGCCCACTGTGGCTGAAACAGACATTCCATTGGTCAGTACAGATGAAGGAGTTATGCCAGGGCACCTCCCACGCCCAAACAGCGCAGAGATCCAAAACGTTGGTTTTAACGTGAAGCGGATCGGGCGAGTCGTGCTGGACTTCAGCTCCGCCCTGCGGGAGGCACTACGCAAGTTGGAAGGACCCGGAACTGACAAGAGTCCTGGAGATGAGACTGAGCCCACAAGCTTTTTGGTGGAGTCTCAAACAAACCTACCCCACTCAGATATGTCCCAAACGTCACAAGAGGATGGGTTGGACCCTGGGGCCTTGGACGACACAGAGAGACTAACCCAGACCtgtgtcctctcctctgctccctcagaCCCCTGCCCAGGTGAAACCCTGCCAGAGGAGGTCATTGACGGCCTCCAACAGGCTCAGGATGACCATTAcagaccttctctccttccttacTCCGGACAGGACGTTTCCCAAACAGGCCTAGACCTTGCTTCACTTGGCCCAGAGCCTATGGTCTCCCCACCCAATGCAGAGGCAGAAGAAAAAGGagcctctcctctgcctcagGGCCCAACACACACCCCCACTCGGAACATCTCTCTATCACAATGCACCACTGTAGagtccctctcactctccttctcggCTGAGGAGCCGGCaccccaggaggagcagggagatgAACCCCCACCACTGTCGCTGCCACAGCCCGACACAGAAGACCCAGAAGTCCCAGATACACCTGCAGCCCCAGAAGGCGAGGCAGCAAGAGATGCAGCGGGAAAGGCAGAGAAAGCAGAGGAGCACCCCCTGGAGATAAGCCAGAGGGAGGTGCGGAGGCTGAAGTGCCTGAGGACCTTCCAGCAGATCCTGCGGGAGAAGAGGGAGACACGGCGCCAGCTCACCAGCATGACCATGTCCACCTTCAAGGAGGACAACCTCATCCCAGGTAGATATCACCTACCATCCGTCGTACTGTTACTCGTAAAGCACTGTCTGGATCAAGAGCACATGTTCATCATctggttatttatttattag